From [Clostridium] symbiosum, a single genomic window includes:
- a CDS encoding SpoIIIAH-like family protein, translating to MKMKRIFRRNQIIITTLAIMIAAAGYLNYSGKKEVAGGEVYEAGVTEISDEDILAENQAVSGGAAGQTAENVSSGNATGEDGQYQEIASLDDPDEGGSALTGSDQADGSSSIDNPGEAVLTGGTSVTDYIANVQLNREQVRAKSKETLMSIINNESVDAASKEAATQSLMALSAIAEKENAAETLLMAKGFADPVVSITDGKVDVVVNASSITDPQRAQIEDIVKRKTETGAENIVITLMNLQE from the coding sequence ATGAAGATGAAAAGAATCTTTAGGAGAAACCAGATAATCATTACCACACTTGCCATTATGATCGCAGCAGCAGGATACCTGAACTACTCCGGTAAAAAGGAAGTGGCGGGCGGAGAAGTCTACGAGGCCGGAGTTACAGAGATTTCTGATGAGGATATATTGGCAGAGAACCAGGCTGTTTCAGGCGGAGCCGCCGGCCAGACTGCGGAAAATGTCTCATCGGGTAATGCAACGGGCGAAGACGGCCAGTACCAGGAGATAGCAAGCCTCGATGATCCGGACGAGGGAGGAAGCGCTCTGACGGGTTCCGATCAGGCAGATGGAAGTTCTTCGATTGATAACCCGGGCGAAGCAGTTCTGACCGGCGGAACAAGCGTAACAGACTACATAGCCAATGTACAGCTAAACAGAGAGCAGGTCCGTGCCAAGAGCAAAGAGACATTGATGAGCATCATCAACAATGAGAGTGTAGACGCTGCTTCCAAAGAAGCGGCAACCCAGAGCCTGATGGCCCTGTCGGCTATCGCAGAAAAAGAAAACGCCGCGGAAACCCTTCTGATGGCAAAAGGTTTTGCCGATCCGGTAGTCAGCATCACAGACGGTAAAGTAGACGTTGTTGTAAATGCAAGCAGCATCACGGATCCACAGCGTGCCCAGATTGAGGACATCGTTAAGAGAAAAACAGAAACGGGCGCTGAGAATATCGTTATTACGCTGATGAATCTTCAGGAATAA
- a CDS encoding ATP-binding cassette domain-containing protein, translating into MPKKSKSESAPIICRTDHLTKVYKDGAALQEVSLAIHKGDIFGLIGENGAGKTTLIKLLAGLIRPTEGTIQLLGASSPEEISRVQANIGYMIETPAVYTDMTAEQNLEVRRLEKGIEDKNCVDDALALVNLLNNRKKVKNYSLGMKQRLALALALLGQPELLILDEPVNGLDPAGIVALRELLEKLNRERNVTIMISSHILGELHKLATCYGFIHAGRLVEQITARELDGKAKDIETYFTDMTGGGFFG; encoded by the coding sequence ATGCCCAAGAAAAGCAAATCAGAATCGGCCCCAATTATATGCCGGACGGATCATCTAACAAAGGTATATAAAGATGGGGCTGCACTGCAGGAAGTAAGTTTAGCAATACATAAGGGGGATATTTTCGGGCTGATCGGAGAAAATGGGGCCGGTAAAACAACTTTGATCAAGCTTCTTGCCGGTCTGATCCGCCCTACGGAAGGTACGATTCAATTATTGGGAGCAAGCAGCCCGGAAGAAATCAGCCGCGTGCAGGCGAACATCGGATATATGATTGAAACTCCGGCAGTTTACACCGACATGACGGCCGAACAGAATCTGGAGGTTCGTCGTCTTGAAAAGGGAATTGAGGACAAAAATTGCGTAGACGACGCGCTCGCCCTTGTGAATCTTCTGAATAACCGCAAAAAGGTGAAAAATTACTCTTTGGGTATGAAACAGCGCCTTGCCTTAGCGCTGGCGCTCCTGGGACAGCCGGAGCTTCTGATTCTCGACGAACCGGTAAATGGACTCGATCCCGCTGGAATTGTCGCCCTGAGGGAACTGCTGGAGAAGCTTAACAGGGAGCGGAATGTGACGATTATGATTTCCAGCCATATTCTCGGTGAACTGCATAAGCTGGCCACCTGCTATGGGTTTATTCATGCGGGGCGTTTAGTGGAACAGATTACAGCACGGGAACTGGATGGAAAAGCAAAGGATATCGAAACGTATTTTACCGATATGACGGGAGGTGGTTTCTTTGGGTAA
- a CDS encoding stage III sporulation protein AG, which yields MWKSGWKINKDWVKGKEKWMLLLVCGLILLILSFPVGPKKEKGEEAGSPAVQGQLIPERGEEDSNTRTAAGKISGTVDDDERKYEKEMEQRVKDILKNVDGVGEVDVMLTLKSSKEKVLHVDRDKSRSATEEKDSAGGTRKSQTEEIKETALTAGATGSQEPVVEKELQPQIEGIIISAQGGGSPQVKAEISEAMEALFGLPAHKIKVLKRVGHLQNQ from the coding sequence ATGTGGAAATCGGGCTGGAAGATTAACAAAGACTGGGTGAAGGGAAAAGAAAAATGGATGCTTCTGCTGGTGTGCGGACTGATTCTGCTGATTCTGTCATTTCCGGTGGGGCCGAAAAAAGAAAAGGGGGAGGAGGCAGGTTCCCCGGCTGTTCAGGGGCAGCTGATACCGGAAAGGGGGGAGGAGGACTCCAATACACGGACCGCGGCCGGGAAAATATCGGGTACGGTGGACGACGATGAACGGAAATATGAAAAAGAGATGGAACAGCGGGTTAAAGACATCCTGAAAAACGTGGACGGAGTGGGGGAGGTAGATGTAATGCTCACCCTCAAATCCTCAAAAGAAAAGGTCCTCCATGTGGACCGTGACAAAAGCCGTTCTGCGACGGAAGAAAAGGACAGCGCCGGAGGAACGAGAAAATCACAGACCGAGGAGATTAAAGAGACGGCTCTGACCGCAGGAGCGACGGGTTCCCAGGAGCCGGTGGTAGAGAAAGAGCTGCAGCCGCAGATAGAAGGAATCATCATCAGCGCCCAGGGAGGCGGAAGCCCTCAGGTGAAAGCGGAAATTTCCGAGGCAATGGAAGCTTTATTCGGCCTGCCTGCGCATAAAATAAAGGTGTTAAAACGGGTGGGACATTTGCAGAATCAGTGA
- a CDS encoding stage III sporulation protein AE, producing the protein MRSLKRIMKQLKIQLKEVVRTGKCGAVLFLLAAAMVFPGFCFRAEAAETPGQKGGGGYEADGGYGTNGGYEAGGGYEAETGNLLDDFDLAKIENFMSEESGNGTFSFTFKELILELMKGNFSGVFHECLLSLRDSLFGEIAKNGKWMGQVLILGLTGAIFANFSSIFSNSQIAETGFYVTYLLMFTFLASSFLTGIAITKEILSHIIEFMRALVPTYFLAVSFSGGSLTSAAGYGWMLFSISAVEWLVLRLLLPVLRIYILFVLAGHMVKEDIFSRMTELLDSSIRWGLKTMTGVILGFHLLQNLVTPYADSLKNTSLQRFVSVIPGLGQGAAAVSQMMMGAGVLIKNSIGAGAVIILILISVIPLLKLVILCLFYQGAAALLQPVCDKRMVACISEVGNGCRLLLSMAATALLLFSVSLAIVCTAANATYFAG; encoded by the coding sequence ATGCGGTCATTAAAACGTATCATGAAACAGTTGAAAATTCAGTTAAAAGAAGTGGTGAGAACGGGAAAATGCGGCGCCGTTCTGTTCCTGCTTGCGGCTGCAATGGTATTTCCGGGATTCTGCTTCCGGGCCGAGGCGGCGGAAACGCCGGGGCAGAAAGGCGGCGGAGGCTATGAGGCGGACGGCGGCTATGGAACGAATGGAGGCTATGAAGCAGGCGGCGGTTACGAGGCGGAGACCGGAAATCTTCTGGATGATTTTGATCTGGCTAAAATAGAAAACTTTATGAGTGAGGAGAGCGGAAACGGGACGTTTTCTTTCACATTTAAAGAATTGATTTTGGAGCTGATGAAGGGGAATTTTTCCGGAGTTTTTCACGAGTGTCTGCTTTCGTTGCGGGACAGCCTTTTTGGGGAGATAGCAAAAAACGGGAAGTGGATGGGACAGGTCCTGATCCTGGGACTGACCGGGGCGATATTTGCCAATTTTTCAAGTATCTTTTCCAACAGCCAGATTGCGGAGACGGGATTTTATGTAACCTATCTTCTGATGTTTACATTCTTAGCATCGAGTTTCCTGACCGGGATTGCCATCACGAAGGAGATTCTGTCCCATATCATTGAATTTATGCGGGCCCTGGTCCCAACCTATTTTCTCGCGGTCTCCTTCTCGGGAGGGAGCCTGACCTCGGCAGCGGGCTATGGATGGATGCTCTTTTCCATCAGCGCTGTGGAATGGCTTGTTTTAAGGCTCCTGCTTCCAGTCCTGCGGATTTATATTCTTTTTGTTCTGGCGGGGCATATGGTGAAAGAGGACATCTTCTCCAGAATGACCGAACTGCTGGACAGTTCCATCCGCTGGGGACTCAAAACCATGACGGGAGTGATACTGGGGTTTCATTTACTGCAGAATCTGGTTACCCCTTATGCCGATTCACTCAAAAATACGTCGCTTCAGCGTTTTGTCAGCGTCATACCGGGGCTGGGGCAGGGGGCGGCGGCAGTCTCCCAGATGATGATGGGAGCCGGGGTGCTGATTAAAAACAGCATCGGAGCCGGGGCGGTTATCATTCTCATCTTGATATCCGTCATCCCGTTATTAAAGCTTGTGATTCTCTGCCTGTTTTATCAGGGAGCTGCAGCGCTTTTGCAGCCGGTCTGCGATAAGAGGATGGTGGCGTGCATCAGCGAGGTGGGAAACGGCTGCCGCCTTCTGCTTTCCATGGCGGCGACGGCGCTCCTGCTTTTCAGTGTCTCGCTGGCAATTGTGTGTACGGCTGCCAATGCCACCTATTTTGCAGGTTAA
- a CDS encoding pyridoxamine 5'-phosphate oxidase family protein — MKFSKEKHLSFEEAVEIMFHQLGDWKIMALASSVNDYVMVRNVSCLFYDDKIYFKTDKNFRKTKQLFENPRVALCWSGIQVEGIAENKGLVVDEPGRRFEKGYKEFLWNSYNAYSHEDTEILIEVSPKYVEVWDTSEDQYAYQIFIDFDKKEVEVKPYDVKK; from the coding sequence ATGAAATTCAGCAAAGAAAAACATTTAAGCTTTGAGGAAGCGGTTGAAATCATGTTCCATCAGCTCGGCGACTGGAAGATTATGGCTCTGGCCTCCAGTGTCAACGATTATGTGATGGTAAGAAATGTAAGCTGCCTTTTTTACGACGACAAAATTTATTTTAAAACAGACAAAAATTTCAGAAAAACAAAACAGCTTTTTGAGAATCCCCGGGTAGCTCTGTGCTGGAGCGGAATCCAGGTGGAGGGAATCGCCGAAAACAAGGGGCTTGTCGTAGATGAACCGGGAAGACGTTTTGAGAAGGGCTATAAAGAGTTCCTCTGGAACAGTTACAATGCCTACAGCCATGAGGACACGGAAATTCTGATCGAGGTTTCTCCGAAGTACGTGGAAGTTTGGGATACCAGCGAAGATCAGTACGCCTACCAGATTTTTATTGATTTTGATAAAAAAGAAGTGGAAGTAAAACCTTACGATGTAAAAAAGTAA
- a CDS encoding Asp23/Gls24 family envelope stress response protein has product MSKEIADRNTHILYEKDKIGEVQIADEVVAIIAGLAATEVEGVDSMAGNITNELVGKLGMKNLSKGVKVTVTEEHVSVDLSLNMKYGYSIPDVSEKVQDKVKTAIENMTGLMVLEVNIKIAGVNMDENK; this is encoded by the coding sequence GTGTCGAAAGAGATTGCAGATAGAAATACACATATATTGTACGAAAAAGACAAAATTGGTGAAGTGCAGATTGCGGACGAGGTTGTTGCAATCATCGCCGGACTGGCAGCGACAGAGGTAGAGGGCGTGGATTCCATGGCCGGTAATATCACGAATGAGCTGGTAGGAAAGCTCGGCATGAAGAACCTGAGCAAGGGGGTCAAGGTTACGGTGACGGAGGAACATGTAAGTGTCGATCTGTCCCTTAATATGAAATATGGCTACAGCATCCCCGATGTCAGTGAAAAAGTGCAGGACAAAGTAAAGACTGCAATAGAGAATATGACAGGCCTTATGGTCCTGGAAGTGAATATTAAAATTGCAGGCGTTAATATGGACGAGAATAAGTAG
- a CDS encoding stage III sporulation protein AF, translating to MDGIYAWVRNIVYYLIFMTIITNLLPAGKYEKYLRLFAGCILILLVMKPLTGSLRLEEKINAIFRSVSFENEAGELKGELDGMEQKRLDRLIGSYEASAEEELIRMAGEEGIEAVAASVVIEGDSRNPDFGKVKKIALRLKKTEETADAQENADGGRTKTAKEDRITLEKVEKVSVRLDGSGQDRNEESLRDSRSGDQEQGKSDVEAAGKVIATAQENEMIRQFRRTIAGYYQMEEENVEIGLED from the coding sequence ATGGACGGAATTTATGCCTGGGTCAGGAATATTGTATATTATCTGATATTCATGACCATCATTACAAATCTTCTTCCGGCAGGAAAGTATGAAAAGTATCTCAGGCTCTTTGCGGGCTGTATCCTGATTCTTCTGGTGATGAAGCCGCTGACCGGGAGCCTCAGGCTGGAGGAAAAAATCAATGCGATTTTCCGCTCAGTTTCCTTTGAAAATGAGGCCGGGGAACTGAAGGGTGAATTGGATGGGATGGAGCAGAAGAGGCTTGACCGCCTGATTGGAAGTTATGAAGCATCGGCTGAGGAGGAGTTAATCCGTATGGCCGGGGAAGAAGGGATTGAGGCGGTTGCCGCTTCTGTGGTAATAGAGGGAGACAGTAGAAATCCTGATTTTGGAAAGGTGAAAAAGATTGCCCTGAGATTAAAAAAGACGGAAGAGACGGCGGACGCTCAAGAAAATGCGGATGGAGGGCGGACGAAGACGGCCAAAGAGGACAGAATTACCCTGGAAAAAGTTGAGAAAGTATCGGTCAGGCTGGACGGCTCCGGACAGGACAGGAATGAAGAATCCTTGCGGGACAGCCGGAGCGGAGACCAGGAACAGGGGAAAAGCGATGTCGAGGCTGCGGGTAAAGTGATTGCTACAGCGCAGGAAAATGAAATGATCAGGCAGTTCAGGCGGACGATAGCCGGGTATTATCAGATGGAGGAAGAAAATGTGGAAATCGGGCTGGAAGATTAA
- a CDS encoding sodium ion-translocating decarboxylase subunit beta, which yields MDFLLEGIMAITPQQLVMYVVGILLIWLAVKKEYEPALLLPMGFGAILVNLPLSGVIDQIMPGIGETHGVIQWLFQTTIEASEALPILLFIGIGAMIDFGPLLSQPIMFLFGAAAQFGIFFAICVATLMGFDLKDAASIGIIGAADGPTSILVSQVMRSDYVGAIAVAAYSYMALVPIIQPFAIRLVTTKKERQIHMTYSPKAVSKSTKIAFPIIVTIIVGLISPASVALVGFLMFGNLIRECGVLQSLSDTAQNELANLITLLLGITISFSMRADAFVRTDTLLIMGIGLIAFVFDSIGGVLFAKFINLFLKTKINPMIGAAGISAFPMSARVVQKMASEEEKGNIILMHAVGANVSGQIASVIAGGLVIKLVSQYL from the coding sequence ATGGATTTTTTACTGGAAGGTATTATGGCGATAACGCCCCAACAGCTTGTAATGTATGTTGTAGGAATTCTGCTTATCTGGTTGGCCGTGAAAAAAGAGTATGAGCCGGCGCTGCTTTTGCCGATGGGCTTTGGCGCTATATTAGTAAACTTACCGTTATCCGGTGTCATCGACCAGATTATGCCTGGTATTGGAGAGACACACGGTGTTATACAGTGGCTGTTCCAGACGACGATCGAGGCGTCTGAGGCGCTTCCGATTCTCTTATTCATTGGTATCGGAGCCATGATTGATTTTGGCCCGCTTTTGTCACAGCCAATTATGTTTTTATTCGGCGCGGCGGCACAGTTTGGTATTTTCTTTGCTATCTGTGTAGCAACACTGATGGGATTTGATTTAAAAGACGCTGCTTCCATCGGTATCATCGGTGCTGCAGACGGCCCGACCTCGATTCTTGTATCACAGGTTATGCGTTCCGACTATGTCGGCGCCATCGCGGTTGCGGCGTATTCCTACATGGCTCTTGTGCCGATTATCCAGCCGTTTGCCATCAGGCTCGTAACGACGAAAAAAGAACGTCAGATTCATATGACATACAGCCCGAAAGCAGTTTCCAAATCGACGAAAATTGCTTTCCCGATTATCGTAACAATTATTGTAGGCCTTATTTCACCGGCATCCGTAGCCCTGGTCGGCTTCCTGATGTTTGGTAACTTAATCAGGGAATGCGGTGTTTTACAGTCACTTTCCGACACTGCGCAGAATGAGCTCGCCAACCTTATCACGCTGCTTTTAGGTATTACAATCTCCTTCAGTATGAGGGCGGATGCCTTTGTCCGTACGGACACACTGTTAATTATGGGTATCGGACTCATTGCATTCGTTTTCGATTCCATCGGCGGCGTGCTTTTTGCTAAATTTATCAACCTTTTCCTGAAAACCAAGATCAACCCGATGATCGGCGCGGCCGGAATTTCCGCGTTCCCGATGTCGGCCAGAGTGGTTCAGAAAATGGCCTCAGAGGAAGAGAAGGGCAATATTATCCTGATGCACGCCGTTGGCGCCAACGTATCCGGACAGATTGCTTCTGTTATCGCGGGCGGACTTGTCATCAAGCTCGTCAGCCAGTATCTGTAA
- a CDS encoding OadG-related small transporter subunit — MWNNLLISLEIMGKGMGGIFVVVLIITLVVLLLGKLK, encoded by the coding sequence ATGTGGAATAATTTATTAATTTCTCTTGAAATCATGGGAAAAGGAATGGGCGGAATTTTCGTTGTTGTCCTGATCATCACCCTGGTAGTTTTACTTTTGGGCAAATTGAAATAA
- a CDS encoding Fic family protein, with product MKAANRWSAAAEKIHPFQDGNGRTGRMILFRECLKNGIIPFLICDENKDQYTHLLNAAQKTGSFAALAGYFKEEACKYYDILQEFLKVYES from the coding sequence GTGAAAGCCGCCAACCGATGGAGCGCGGCAGCGGAAAAAATACACCCTTTTCAGGATGGAAATGGACGCACAGGCAGAATGATTCTATTCCGGGAGTGTTTGAAAAATGGAATAATTCCATTTTTAATTTGTGATGAGAATAAAGATCAATATACACATCTTCTAAATGCCGCGCAGAAAACAGGAAGTTTTGCGGCATTGGCAGGTTACTTTAAGGAGGAGGCGTGTAAGTATTACGATATACTTCAGGAATTTTTGAAAGTATATGAAAGTTAA
- the spoIVB gene encoding SpoIVB peptidase: protein MTRKEKLRKSLIVLFWAGLVAVAGLSYFYMQWSIPDRLNVVVDQEENFHFSLPVKVSLKSESEEVVLNNGSNIPSDEIHLQLDQPFSLYSENEGTYHLNMKLFGLFSLKDIEVDVSDTKYAVPCGLPIGIYMKSDGLMVIGTGEVTTKNGEIIDPADGVLKSGDYIEAINGVPAVNKKDMIQAVNSSGGGTLTLEVRRDGEEIPVEMTPIETADGDYKLGLWIRDDTQGIGTMTYMSANGEFGALGHGISDSDTGMLVQTSGGELYDTEIMGIEKGTFGKPGVMSGVIYYGNQSRLGSIEANTNEGIFGTVNEKFRNRVKSEAIPIGYRQDVKKGKAYVRSNVSGELKDYEIEIQKVDYSTARKSKDMIIKVTDPELLELTGGIVQGMSGSPIIQDGKLIGAVTHVFIQDSTRGYGIFIENMLEH from the coding sequence GTGACCAGGAAAGAAAAGCTTAGAAAGTCTCTTATTGTCCTGTTTTGGGCCGGTCTTGTGGCAGTAGCCGGCCTGTCGTATTTTTATATGCAGTGGTCCATACCGGACCGTCTGAATGTGGTGGTGGACCAGGAAGAGAATTTCCATTTTTCCCTTCCCGTAAAAGTGTCTTTAAAGAGTGAAAGTGAAGAGGTGGTCTTAAACAACGGCTCCAACATCCCCTCAGATGAAATACATCTGCAGTTGGATCAGCCATTTTCCCTTTATTCGGAAAATGAAGGAACATACCATCTGAACATGAAGCTGTTTGGTCTGTTCAGCCTGAAGGACATCGAGGTGGATGTCTCCGATACAAAATATGCCGTTCCCTGCGGACTTCCCATCGGAATTTATATGAAATCCGACGGCCTGATGGTTATAGGTACAGGTGAAGTGACAACAAAAAATGGAGAAATTATTGACCCGGCCGACGGAGTTTTAAAATCCGGCGACTACATTGAGGCCATCAACGGCGTCCCTGCCGTAAACAAGAAAGACATGATACAGGCCGTTAACAGTTCAGGAGGCGGCACTCTGACCCTGGAAGTGAGAAGGGACGGAGAAGAGATACCTGTGGAGATGACGCCCATAGAAACGGCGGATGGTGACTACAAACTGGGTCTGTGGATCCGAGACGATACCCAGGGAATCGGAACCATGACCTATATGAGCGCCAATGGTGAATTCGGAGCCTTAGGCCACGGTATCAGCGACAGCGATACCGGAATGCTGGTCCAGACCTCCGGCGGCGAACTTTACGACACGGAAATCATGGGAATCGAAAAAGGCACCTTCGGCAAACCCGGCGTCATGTCCGGCGTAATCTACTATGGCAACCAGTCGCGGCTGGGTTCCATTGAGGCCAACACAAACGAGGGAATTTTCGGAACGGTAAATGAGAAATTCAGAAACCGGGTAAAAAGCGAGGCCATCCCGATCGGATACCGGCAGGATGTAAAAAAGGGAAAAGCGTATGTGAGAAGCAACGTGTCGGGAGAATTAAAAGATTATGAGATAGAAATACAAAAAGTCGATTATTCCACGGCAAGGAAGAGTAAAGACATGATAATCAAAGTCACCGATCCGGAACTATTAGAGCTGACAGGAGGCATAGTACAGGGAATGTCAGGATCACCGATTATACAAGATGGGAAATTGATAGGGGCGGTGACTCATGTGTTTATACAGGATTCGACCAGAGGGTATGGGATATTTATTGAAAACATGCTCGAACATTGA
- a CDS encoding ECF transporter S component has translation MEGNTNTGNMNLNTGRSTNTSSGRNRTPEKPAAHARTGLNTRELTLCGLMGGLSAVLMMFRFPLPFMPPFMSFDFTGLVEMIGGFTMGPVAAIAIIVVKMLLKALTQGTSSAWTGEIQNIILSCAYVLPAVLIYDRNKSKKSALIGMAAGTVICAIVSVFTNLYLIIPFYASFSGLTLDKILSMCMAVNPLLSSKWSLALLGIIPFNLIKNGSLSLLTFLVYKKMSRQIKQFVQGH, from the coding sequence ATGGAAGGTAACACAAACACTGGCAACATGAATCTGAACACAGGAAGAAGCACAAACACAAGTTCCGGAAGGAACCGGACTCCGGAAAAGCCGGCCGCTCATGCCCGCACCGGCCTCAACACGAGGGAACTGACGCTCTGCGGCCTGATGGGAGGCTTAAGCGCGGTACTGATGATGTTCCGTTTCCCGCTTCCGTTTATGCCCCCGTTCATGAGCTTTGATTTCACCGGGCTCGTAGAGATGATCGGAGGTTTTACAATGGGCCCCGTTGCGGCCATTGCAATTATTGTAGTTAAAATGCTTTTAAAGGCCCTGACTCAGGGAACCTCGTCCGCCTGGACGGGCGAAATCCAGAATATCATCCTGAGCTGCGCCTACGTTCTGCCGGCAGTTTTAATTTACGACAGAAATAAATCGAAAAAATCAGCGCTCATCGGCATGGCCGCAGGAACTGTGATATGCGCAATTGTATCCGTATTTACTAACTTGTACTTAATCATCCCGTTTTATGCATCATTTTCAGGATTGACACTGGATAAAATTCTTTCCATGTGCATGGCGGTGAATCCTCTGCTTTCCAGTAAATGGAGTCTGGCGCTTCTTGGCATCATTCCGTTTAACCTGATTAAAAACGGTTCACTGTCGCTGCTCACCTTCCTCGTCTATAAAAAAATGAGCCGCCAGATTAAGCAGTTTGTACAGGGACACTGA
- a CDS encoding helix-turn-helix domain-containing protein: MSAREKRTVRIIGERNICLHLGNPAHHESITKIGKALSSPVRLKILDMLRNNARSLQEIAEIMNIPLSSAALHVKTLEEAQLIVTESQPGVHGSMRVCTCSLQSFHLETFDASIDSVNKSLSMDMPIGNYYACDVQPTCGLADENGPIDAYDTIRSFYSPLRNKAQLIWFNKGFIEYRFPNIHNPLLKLNEVSFRLEICSEAPGYLENWPSDITIYINDVEVGTYRSPGDYGARRGKLTPPAWPNGSTQYGMLKTFSVKEFGSYIDGQLIYPGVGLDDIAINDKPYISLKIQIKDDAKHIGGINIFGEKYGDYPQGIVMNLTYQ; encoded by the coding sequence ATGTCGGCAAGAGAAAAGCGTACTGTCAGAATTATTGGCGAAAGAAACATCTGCCTACACCTGGGCAACCCGGCACATCATGAATCCATTACTAAAATCGGGAAAGCTCTTTCCTCCCCCGTCCGTCTCAAAATCCTGGATATGCTGAGGAACAATGCCAGGTCATTGCAGGAAATCGCCGAAATCATGAATATCCCCCTATCCTCCGCGGCGCTTCATGTCAAAACCCTGGAGGAGGCCCAGCTAATCGTAACGGAAAGCCAGCCGGGCGTCCACGGTTCCATGAGGGTGTGTACCTGCAGCTTGCAGTCGTTTCACCTGGAGACCTTCGACGCCTCCATCGATTCCGTCAATAAGAGTCTGTCCATGGATATGCCGATCGGGAATTATTATGCATGCGATGTACAGCCCACCTGCGGCCTCGCGGATGAAAACGGCCCAATTGACGCTTACGATACGATACGTTCCTTCTATTCCCCGCTCAGGAATAAGGCGCAGCTCATCTGGTTCAATAAAGGGTTTATCGAATACAGGTTTCCCAATATCCATAATCCTCTTCTGAAGCTCAACGAGGTGTCGTTCCGGCTGGAAATCTGCTCCGAGGCACCCGGTTATCTTGAGAACTGGCCTTCCGACATCACGATCTATATCAATGATGTGGAAGTCGGTACTTACCGCTCTCCCGGCGACTACGGCGCACGCAGGGGAAAACTGACCCCTCCCGCCTGGCCGAACGGCAGCACCCAGTATGGAATGCTCAAAACCTTCTCAGTAAAAGAATTTGGGAGCTATATCGACGGGCAGCTCATTTATCCTGGCGTCGGGCTCGATGACATAGCGATTAATGATAAACCGTATATTTCTCTGAAAATACAGATTAAGGATGATGCGAAACATATCGGAGGGATTAATATTTTCGGTGAGAAATATGGAGATTACCCGCAGGGAATTGTGATGAACCTGACTTATCAGTAA